The following coding sequences are from one Thermostaphylospora chromogena window:
- a CDS encoding LytR/AlgR family response regulator transcription factor → MAGLRVLAVDDEQPALEDLSYLLRADPRIGEVVTARDGAAALRLLDRAIADGRPIDAVFLDIRMRGLDGVVLGRLLSQFANPPRVVFVTAYEEHAVDAFEIKAEDYLLKPVRPERLAEAIRRVCVASDVAEPEPPQPKVDTIPVELGGVTRFVNSNEVMYVEAQGDYARLHTAGGSHLVRIPLATLEERWASAGFVRVHRSHLVSLKYIDELHIDSGKCAVRIGNTEIPVSRRHTRELRDLLVRRARRGQGTT, encoded by the coding sequence GTGGCGGGCTTGCGTGTCCTGGCGGTCGACGACGAGCAGCCCGCGCTGGAGGACCTGTCGTACCTGCTGCGCGCCGATCCGCGGATCGGCGAGGTCGTGACGGCCCGGGACGGCGCGGCCGCGCTGCGCCTGCTGGACCGCGCCATCGCCGACGGCCGCCCCATTGACGCGGTCTTCCTGGACATCCGCATGCGCGGCCTGGACGGCGTGGTCCTCGGCCGTCTGCTGTCGCAGTTCGCCAACCCGCCGCGGGTCGTCTTCGTCACGGCCTACGAGGAGCACGCCGTCGACGCCTTCGAGATAAAGGCCGAGGACTACCTGCTCAAGCCGGTGCGGCCGGAGCGGCTGGCGGAGGCGATCAGAAGGGTGTGCGTCGCCTCGGACGTCGCCGAGCCGGAGCCGCCGCAGCCGAAGGTCGACACGATCCCCGTGGAACTGGGCGGTGTCACCCGCTTCGTCAACAGCAACGAGGTCATGTACGTCGAGGCGCAGGGCGACTACGCTCGCCTGCACACCGCGGGCGGGAGCCATCTGGTCCGCATCCCTCTGGCCACTCTGGAGGAGCGGTGGGCCTCGGCCGGTTTCGTCCGCGTGCACCGCAGTCACCTGGTATCCCTGAAGTACATCGACGAGCTGCACATCGACTCCGGCAAGTGCGCCGTCCGGATCGGGAACACCGAGATCCCGGTCAGCAGACGGCACACGAGAGAACTACGCGATCTTCTCGTCCGCCGGGCGCGCAGGGGGCAGGGAACGACGTGA
- a CDS encoding histidine kinase, whose product MEPVVAALLVLALIGVPALVLWRMLSGRRELGGSPAQRATFETLHTASLAAPPLRAGLTEAGATKASRHLRALLGAPAIAITDGERLLVYDGVGEHHAADAFARAKETLRDGRTHVLGPDVVSCDRPECPVRYAVVVPLTPDDRVVGTLTAYGEHASAGLVRAAQEVASWVDSQLELAELDRSRTLLMEAEVRALRAQISPHFIYNSLTTIGSFIRTDPERARELLLEFADFTRYSFRRHGEFTTLAEELRSIDRYLILERARFGDQLQVTLRIAPEVLPVAVPFLCLQPLVENAVRHGLESKPGSGHITILAEDAGAECLISVEDDGIGMDPDRLRRILAGDGRERSGAGGVGLANVDARLRQVYGDEYGLVVETAPGAGTKVSVRLPKYHPGVSLR is encoded by the coding sequence GTGGAACCGGTTGTTGCGGCGCTGCTCGTGCTGGCACTGATCGGGGTGCCCGCGCTCGTGCTGTGGCGGATGTTGAGCGGGCGGCGGGAGCTGGGCGGCAGTCCCGCCCAGCGGGCGACGTTCGAGACCCTGCACACCGCCTCGCTCGCCGCACCCCCGCTGCGCGCCGGCCTCACCGAGGCCGGCGCCACCAAGGCCTCCCGCCACCTGCGGGCGCTTCTCGGCGCCCCGGCGATCGCGATCACCGACGGAGAACGGCTGCTCGTCTACGACGGCGTGGGGGAGCACCACGCCGCCGACGCCTTCGCCCGCGCGAAGGAGACGCTGCGCGACGGCCGTACCCACGTGCTGGGACCGGACGTCGTCTCCTGTGACCGTCCCGAGTGCCCGGTGCGGTACGCGGTGGTCGTCCCCCTCACCCCCGACGACAGGGTCGTGGGCACCCTCACCGCGTACGGCGAGCACGCCTCGGCCGGGCTGGTGCGGGCCGCCCAGGAGGTGGCGAGCTGGGTGGACTCGCAGCTGGAGCTGGCCGAGCTGGACCGGTCACGCACCCTTCTGATGGAGGCCGAGGTGCGTGCCCTGCGCGCGCAGATCTCCCCGCACTTCATCTACAACTCGCTGACCACCATCGGCTCGTTCATCCGTACCGACCCGGAGCGGGCCAGGGAGCTGCTGCTGGAGTTCGCCGACTTCACCCGCTACTCCTTCCGGCGGCACGGCGAGTTCACCACCCTGGCCGAGGAGCTGCGCTCCATCGACCGCTATCTCATCCTCGAACGCGCCCGGTTCGGTGACCAGCTCCAGGTCACCTTGCGCATCGCCCCCGAGGTGCTGCCGGTGGCCGTGCCGTTCCTGTGCCTGCAACCGCTGGTGGAGAACGCCGTACGGCACGGCCTGGAGAGCAAGCCCGGCTCGGGCCACATCACGATCCTCGCCGAGGACGCCGGGGCCGAGTGCCTCATCAGCGTCGAGGACGACGGGATCGGCATGGACCCGGATCGGCTGCGGCGCATCCTCGCCGGCGACGGGCGGGAGCGCTCGGGCGCGGGCGGTGTGGGCCTGGCGAACGTGGACGCGCGGCTGCGCCAGGTGTACGGCGACGAGTACGGACTGGTCGTCGAGACCGCCCCCGGCGCGGGCACGAAGGTGAGCGTCCGGCTGCCCAAGTACCACCCCGGTGTCTCCCTTCGTTGA
- a CDS encoding HIT family protein, with product MTATDECLFCAITERSAHVVMSDETAVAFLDIRPVFKGHVLVVPRLHVETLTDLPADLVGPFFTRVRRAAGAVQEGLGAAGTFVAMNNRISQSVPHLHVHVVPRNRKDGLRGFFWPRTKYASAEEAEDYAARIRAALDRAA from the coding sequence GTGACCGCCACCGACGAGTGCCTGTTCTGCGCGATCACCGAACGGTCCGCGCACGTCGTCATGTCCGACGAGACCGCCGTGGCCTTCCTGGACATCCGCCCCGTATTCAAAGGACACGTGCTGGTCGTCCCCCGGCTCCACGTGGAGACGCTGACCGACCTCCCCGCCGACCTGGTCGGCCCGTTCTTCACCCGGGTGCGGCGGGCGGCCGGCGCGGTGCAGGAGGGACTGGGCGCGGCGGGAACGTTCGTCGCCATGAACAACCGGATCAGCCAGAGCGTCCCCCACCTGCACGTGCACGTCGTCCCCCGCAACCGCAAGGACGGCCTGCGCGGCTTCTTCTGGCCGCGGACCAAGTACGCCTCCGCCGAGGAGGCGGAGGATTACGCCGCCCGCATCCGCGCCGCCCTGGACCGCGCCGCCTGA
- a CDS encoding diacylglycerol/lipid kinase family protein — MSGLRSKDEHTKAIHSLKRAAVVVNQHSRRGRRRFPEVLRLMRAHGFERFEAYGVTNPRRLRQTLEKALESSPDLLVVGGGDGTLSTAVKHVAHRDVALGVLPLGTTNNFARSLGLPLDLPGAVAVFSHGKVADIDLGYAGDRPFANLASFGVSVEVAATVRPWLKRLLGRAAYPLTALWLLPGHRPFRAFLTVDGRRHELLTHQLNVANGRFHGGWQVAKDISIDNGTLVAYQLGSGKRLRLVVETLIRAAGGRWRSLAGGPFVIGSEMLLETEPPMAADVDGEVRLRTPIVLRTVPNGIRVMVPPDFEDR, encoded by the coding sequence GTGAGCGGGCTGCGGAGCAAGGACGAGCACACCAAGGCGATCCACTCGCTGAAGCGGGCGGCCGTGGTGGTCAACCAGCACTCGAGACGCGGCCGCCGCCGCTTCCCCGAGGTGCTCCGGTTGATGCGGGCGCACGGATTCGAGCGGTTCGAGGCGTACGGTGTGACCAATCCGCGGCGGCTCCGCCAGACCCTCGAGAAGGCTTTGGAGAGCAGTCCCGACCTGCTGGTCGTCGGCGGCGGCGACGGCACGCTGAGCACGGCCGTCAAACACGTCGCCCACCGCGACGTCGCGCTCGGCGTGCTGCCGCTGGGCACCACCAACAACTTCGCGCGCAGCCTCGGCCTGCCGCTGGACCTCCCCGGCGCGGTCGCGGTGTTCTCGCACGGCAAGGTCGCCGACATCGATCTCGGGTACGCCGGCGACCGTCCCTTCGCCAACCTCGCCAGCTTCGGCGTCTCGGTGGAGGTGGCGGCCACGGTCAGGCCGTGGCTCAAACGTCTGCTCGGGCGGGCCGCCTACCCGCTGACCGCGCTGTGGCTGCTCCCCGGCCACCGGCCCTTCCGCGCCTTCCTCACCGTGGACGGCCGCCGTCACGAGCTGCTCACCCACCAGCTCAACGTCGCCAACGGCCGCTTCCACGGTGGATGGCAGGTCGCCAAGGACATCAGCATCGACAACGGCACCCTGGTCGCCTACCAGCTCGGCTCGGGCAAGCGGCTGCGGCTGGTCGTGGAGACGCTCATCCGCGCCGCCGGGGGGCGGTGGCGCAGCCTGGCCGGCGGGCCCTTCGTCATCGGCAGCGAGATGCTGCTGGAGACCGAGCCGCCGATGGCCGCCGACGTGGACGGCGAGGTCCGCCTGCGCACCCCGATCGTCCTGCGCACGGTCCCCAACGGCATCCGGGTGATGGTCCCGCCCGACTTCGAGGACCGCTAG
- a CDS encoding serine/threonine protein kinase: MTEADPRRLGAYELLGRLGEGGQGIVYLGRGPAEERVAVKLLHPWLVADLSARERLQREVALAQRVARFCTAPVLHADLTGDRPYIVSEFVPGPSLRTLVQTEGPRRGAALERLAISTATALAAIHRAGILHRDFKPANVLMGPEGPVVIDFGVARSLDAPGVTATGTTLGTPSYLAPEQLRGGEASSASDVFAWGVTMVFAATGAPAFGQGSIPVVMNRILHAEPDLGDIDGPMRELVAACLNKDPARRPTAEELVVRLTGGAVPQPGYGVAPGPFGGAFAPTAPPVPSAPAGGGAPPSSGPARTPALNWRKGGGRAVMLIAAAAVGAVLLLSGGSVVVVKTHALLAGAQATVSPAPAATRGSAAAMPADPLPDQPSPAPPSVDVTPGAKRREISTSRPARPGTPRTAEAVRSRPAERPRERTTATPSEPTPTSTPKAGPTREPSSRPTTHRPSRRPTTRRPSAPSTTRPPTGEPEPRPTAEPSTKAPATPNPHSATGVCGSGYKVINSHSLGGKATVYLLYSSATGSNCVVTLSKHVIPGRIRMSATLEVQGGSAESDSGSFTVYAGPVRLPAAKKCVKWGGSYGGTSWKSGWSHCG, translated from the coding sequence TTGACGGAGGCGGACCCACGCCGGTTGGGGGCGTACGAGCTCCTCGGGCGGCTGGGCGAGGGCGGCCAGGGAATCGTCTACCTGGGACGCGGGCCGGCCGAGGAGCGGGTGGCGGTCAAGCTGCTGCATCCCTGGCTGGTCGCCGACCTCTCGGCACGTGAGCGTCTCCAGCGTGAGGTGGCGCTGGCCCAGCGGGTGGCGCGTTTCTGCACGGCCCCGGTGCTCCACGCCGACCTGACGGGTGATCGGCCGTACATCGTCAGCGAATTCGTCCCCGGTCCCTCGCTGCGCACCCTGGTGCAGACGGAGGGGCCGCGGCGGGGCGCGGCGCTGGAGCGGCTGGCCATCAGCACGGCCACGGCGCTGGCCGCGATCCACCGCGCCGGAATCCTGCACCGCGATTTCAAGCCCGCGAACGTGCTGATGGGCCCGGAAGGGCCGGTCGTGATCGACTTCGGCGTGGCGCGGTCGCTGGACGCGCCGGGCGTCACCGCGACCGGCACCACCTTGGGCACCCCCTCCTACCTCGCCCCCGAGCAGCTGCGCGGCGGCGAGGCCTCCTCCGCCTCGGACGTCTTCGCCTGGGGCGTCACCATGGTCTTCGCGGCCACCGGCGCCCCGGCCTTCGGCCAGGGGTCCATCCCCGTCGTGATGAACCGCATCCTGCACGCCGAGCCCGACCTCGGCGACATCGACGGTCCGATGCGCGAGCTGGTCGCCGCCTGCTTGAACAAGGACCCCGCGCGGCGGCCCACGGCCGAGGAGCTGGTCGTCCGGCTCACCGGCGGCGCCGTCCCGCAGCCCGGGTACGGCGTGGCCCCCGGGCCGTTCGGCGGCGCCTTCGCCCCGACCGCGCCGCCGGTTCCCTCCGCTCCGGCGGGCGGCGGCGCCCCTCCCTCCTCCGGCCCGGCGCGGACGCCCGCGTTGAACTGGCGGAAGGGAGGCGGCCGCGCGGTGATGCTGATCGCGGCCGCGGCCGTGGGAGCGGTCCTTCTGCTCAGCGGCGGATCGGTCGTGGTGGTCAAGACGCACGCCCTGCTCGCCGGCGCGCAGGCCACGGTGTCCCCCGCCCCCGCGGCGACGCGAGGAAGCGCCGCCGCGATGCCCGCCGACCCCCTCCCCGATCAGCCGAGCCCGGCGCCCCCGTCCGTCGACGTCACGCCCGGGGCGAAGCGGCGTGAGATCTCCACGTCCCGCCCCGCGCGTCCCGGCACGCCGCGGACCGCGGAAGCGGTCCGGTCCCGGCCGGCGGAGCGGCCCCGCGAGCGGACGACCGCCACGCCCTCCGAGCCGACGCCGACCTCCACGCCGAAGGCCGGGCCCACGCGCGAGCCGTCCTCCCGGCCCACCACCCACCGCCCCTCCCGGCGGCCCACGACCCGGCGGCCGTCCGCGCCGTCCACCACCCGGCCTCCGACCGGGGAGCCGGAACCGCGGCCGACCGCCGAACCGTCCACGAAGGCCCCGGCCACGCCCAACCCGCACTCCGCCACCGGTGTCTGCGGCTCCGGCTACAAGGTGATCAACTCCCATTCGCTGGGCGGCAAGGCCACCGTCTACCTCCTCTACAGCTCGGCCACGGGGAGCAACTGCGTGGTCACCCTGTCCAAGCACGTCATCCCCGGCAGGATCCGCATGAGCGCGACACTCGAGGTGCAGGGCGGCTCCGCCGAGTCCGACAGCGGCTCCTTCACCGTCTACGCCGGCCCGGTCCGGCTGCCCGCGGCCAAGAAGTGCGTCAAGTGGGGCGGCTCGTACGGCGGAACCAGCTGGAAGAGCGGCTGGAGCCACTGCGGCTGA
- a CDS encoding enoyl-CoA hydratase family protein, which translates to MGDRDTRTGETGTPLVRERIDDRIATITLDSPRNRNALSTRLLAELSAALDRALAADAVRVIVLTGTGPVFCSGADLKEQRIEPGGAVSAPVTGALPDIMRTIWDSPKPVICRLNGTARAGGLGLVAACDFAFAPLSATFAFSEVRLGVVPAMISVTCLRRLDPRAAAEYFLTGEVFDAARAAEIGLLTRAVPDEELDATVARYAEMLLKGGPQALAVTKRLVRQVPLLTLEEGMRQMAELSAERFTSEEGQEGIRALLEKRPPRWAV; encoded by the coding sequence ATGGGCGACAGGGACACGCGGACGGGCGAGACCGGGACGCCCCTGGTGCGCGAGCGCATCGACGACAGGATCGCCACGATCACGCTGGATTCTCCGCGCAACCGCAACGCGCTGTCGACACGGCTGCTCGCAGAGCTGTCGGCCGCGCTGGATCGGGCGCTGGCCGCGGACGCCGTCCGGGTGATCGTGCTGACCGGCACCGGTCCGGTCTTCTGCTCGGGTGCCGACCTCAAGGAGCAGCGCATCGAACCGGGCGGCGCGGTCAGCGCGCCGGTCACCGGGGCCCTCCCCGACATCATGCGGACGATCTGGGACAGCCCCAAGCCGGTGATCTGCCGTCTCAACGGCACGGCCAGGGCGGGCGGGCTGGGCCTGGTGGCCGCGTGCGACTTCGCCTTCGCGCCGCTGTCGGCGACCTTCGCCTTCAGCGAGGTACGGCTGGGCGTGGTACCGGCCATGATCTCGGTGACCTGCCTGCGGCGGCTCGATCCCCGGGCGGCGGCGGAGTACTTCCTGACCGGCGAGGTGTTCGACGCGGCGCGGGCCGCCGAGATCGGCCTGCTGACCCGGGCGGTGCCGGATGAGGAGCTGGACGCCACGGTCGCGCGCTACGCGGAGATGCTGCTGAAGGGCGGGCCGCAGGCGCTGGCCGTCACCAAGCGGCTAGTCCGCCAGGTGCCCCTGCTGACGCTGGAGGAGGGCATGCGGCAGATGGCGGAGCTGTCGGCGGAGCGTTTCACCTCCGAGGAGGGGCAGGAGGGCATCCGCGCGCTGCTGGAGAAGCGCCCTCCTCGCTGGGCCGTCTGA
- a CDS encoding phytoene desaturase family protein yields the protein MAGTARYDVVIAGGGHNGLVAAAYLARAGRRVLVLERLGHVGGLAISERAFPGVDARLSRYSYLVSLLPRQILRDLTPELELRRRRFASYTPLGDTGLLVDNEDEARTAASFASVTGGDADHRAWKRFYALTAHVARAVAPTLLEPLPDRREMRAAIGDDEAWQALFERPVGEVVNERFTHDAVRGVVLTDALIGTFADPDAPDLLANRCFLYHVIGDGRGEWNVPVGGMGAVTGALAAAARAAGAEIRTNTEVLAVDPSGEVTFADAAGEHAVTGGYVLVNMPPAALPGLFRTVEPRPEGSQLKINMVLSRLPRLKDPAVSPAEAFSGTFHINEGRDQLAAAREQAARGRIPDLPPAEVYCHSLTDPSILGPKLRAAGAHTMTLFGLHMPARLFRQDPEGAREAALRATFASIDSVLAEPIEDCLLRTPDGRPCVEVKTPVDLETEAGLPGGHIFHQDLSWPFAEDGRGGWGVETEHERILLCGAAARRGGGVSGIAGHNAAMAILRR from the coding sequence ATGGCGGGAACCGCGCGGTATGACGTTGTGATCGCAGGCGGAGGACACAACGGCCTGGTGGCGGCGGCCTATCTCGCGCGCGCCGGGCGGCGGGTGCTGGTGCTGGAGCGCCTCGGCCACGTCGGCGGCCTCGCGATCTCCGAACGCGCCTTCCCCGGCGTGGACGCCAGGCTGTCGCGCTACTCCTACCTGGTGAGCCTGCTGCCCCGGCAGATCCTGCGCGACCTGACTCCGGAGCTGGAACTGCGCCGCCGTCGTTTCGCCTCCTACACCCCCCTCGGCGACACCGGCCTGCTGGTGGACAACGAGGACGAGGCCAGGACGGCCGCCTCCTTCGCGTCCGTCACCGGCGGCGACGCCGACCACCGCGCCTGGAAGCGCTTCTACGCGCTCACCGCGCACGTCGCCCGCGCCGTCGCCCCCACGCTGCTGGAGCCGCTGCCCGACCGCCGGGAGATGCGCGCGGCGATCGGCGACGACGAGGCGTGGCAGGCGCTGTTCGAACGGCCCGTCGGCGAGGTGGTGAACGAACGGTTCACCCACGACGCCGTGCGCGGGGTGGTGCTGACCGACGCGCTGATCGGCACGTTCGCCGACCCCGACGCCCCCGACCTGCTGGCCAACCGCTGCTTCCTCTACCACGTCATCGGCGACGGCAGGGGAGAGTGGAACGTCCCCGTCGGCGGCATGGGCGCGGTCACCGGCGCGCTGGCCGCCGCCGCCCGCGCCGCCGGGGCGGAGATCCGGACGAACACCGAGGTGCTGGCCGTCGACCCGTCCGGCGAGGTCACCTTCGCCGACGCCGCGGGCGAGCACGCCGTCACCGGCGGGTACGTGCTGGTCAACATGCCGCCCGCCGCGCTGCCCGGCCTGTTCCGGACGGTGGAGCCGCGGCCGGAGGGCTCCCAGCTGAAGATCAACATGGTGCTGTCCCGGCTGCCCCGCCTCAAAGACCCCGCCGTCTCGCCCGCCGAGGCGTTCAGCGGCACCTTCCACATCAACGAGGGCCGCGACCAGCTCGCCGCCGCCCGCGAGCAGGCCGCGCGCGGCCGGATCCCCGACCTGCCGCCCGCCGAGGTCTACTGCCACTCGCTGACCGATCCGTCGATCCTCGGCCCGAAGCTGCGCGCCGCCGGAGCGCACACCATGACGCTGTTCGGCCTGCACATGCCCGCCCGGCTGTTCCGGCAGGACCCCGAGGGCGCCCGCGAGGCGGCGCTGCGGGCCACGTTCGCCTCGATCGACTCGGTGCTGGCCGAACCGATCGAGGACTGCCTGCTGCGCACCCCGGACGGCCGGCCGTGCGTCGAGGTCAAGACGCCCGTCGACCTGGAGACGGAGGCGGGCCTGCCCGGCGGTCACATCTTCCACCAGGACCTGTCCTGGCCGTTCGCCGAGGACGGCCGCGGCGGCTGGGGAGTGGAGACCGAGCACGAGCGCATCCTGCTGTGCGGGGCCGCGGCCCGCCGCGGGGGCGGGGTGAGCGGCATCGCCGGGCACAACGCCGCAATGGCGATCCTGCGGCGTTAG
- a CDS encoding pseudouridine-5'-phosphate glycosidase — protein MRDHRMSADALIRPSAEVADALARRAPVVALESTIISHGLPRPRNLQVAVELEEIVREAGAVPATIAVLDGVARIGLTREELERVAAEPDLRKLGMRDLPPAAALKASGATTVSATSFLAARAGVRVFATGGLGGVHRGWTEDQDESADLDALARTGIVVVCAGVKSILDVPATLQRLETRGVTVTGYRTDEFPGFYLHSSGLPVEWRIDTPAEAAAIARARDALGGFDSAIVVANPVPKELQLDPDLHDRVLAQALEAAERDGIKGQAITPYLLDFLVKGTDGASLEANLAAVRGNVRLAAEIAAALAEDR, from the coding sequence GTGAGAGACCATCGCATGTCCGCCGACGCCCTGATCCGCCCGTCCGCCGAGGTGGCCGACGCCCTCGCCCGCCGCGCTCCGGTCGTGGCGCTGGAGTCCACGATCATCTCGCACGGGCTGCCCCGGCCGCGCAACCTCCAGGTGGCCGTCGAACTGGAGGAGATCGTGCGGGAGGCGGGAGCCGTTCCGGCGACGATCGCGGTCCTGGACGGCGTCGCCCGGATCGGGCTGACCCGGGAGGAGCTGGAGCGCGTCGCCGCCGAGCCCGATCTGCGCAAGCTCGGCATGCGCGACCTGCCGCCCGCCGCGGCGCTGAAGGCGAGCGGCGCGACGACGGTCTCGGCCACCTCGTTCCTGGCCGCCCGCGCGGGCGTGCGGGTGTTCGCCACCGGCGGCCTGGGCGGCGTGCACCGGGGGTGGACCGAGGACCAGGACGAATCGGCCGACCTGGACGCGCTGGCCCGCACCGGGATCGTCGTCGTCTGCGCGGGCGTGAAGTCGATCCTGGACGTCCCCGCCACGCTGCAGCGGCTGGAGACCCGCGGCGTGACGGTGACCGGCTACCGCACCGACGAGTTCCCCGGCTTCTACCTGCACAGCTCCGGCCTTCCGGTGGAGTGGCGGATCGACACGCCCGCCGAGGCCGCGGCGATCGCGCGGGCCCGGGACGCCCTGGGCGGGTTCGACAGCGCGATCGTCGTCGCCAACCCGGTGCCGAAGGAGCTTCAGCTCGATCCCGACTTGCATGACAGGGTGCTGGCGCAGGCCCTGGAAGCGGCCGAACGGGACGGGATCAAGGGGCAGGCGATCACGCCGTACCTGCTGGACTTCCTGGTCAAGGGCACCGACGGCGCCTCACTGGAGGCCAACCTCGCCGCCGTGCGCGGCAACGTCCGGCTCGCCGCCGAGATCGCGGCCGCCCTGGCCGAGGACCGCTGA
- a CDS encoding carbohydrate kinase family protein: MSGAPAGRTHRPRTDERTAGRGLLVIGDVVTDVVALHGTTGPRRGTDTAADITLRPGGSGANTAAWAAHLGGDVRLLARVGHDTADWHRAALERTGVRPHLRVDAEHATAVVIAVVDADGERTMLTSRGAGGRIGPEDWDDALLDGVARLHLSGYTLFADPGLRLARMAMERATRRGVRISVDPASAGFLRDFGPERFLAETAPADLVIPNREEALLLAGTDDVERAGELLSERYGAAVVKLGRLGGLLARGGRVVARVPAVTVRAIDSTGAGDAFAAGYLTASLRGAEDETALLRGCRAGAAATTVVGGRPMQSI; encoded by the coding sequence ATGTCCGGCGCACCGGCCGGCCGGACGCACCGGCCTCGGACGGATGAGCGCACGGCCGGGCGCGGGTTGCTGGTCATCGGGGACGTGGTGACCGACGTCGTGGCGCTGCACGGTACGACGGGTCCGCGCCGGGGCACCGACACCGCGGCCGACATCACGCTGCGGCCCGGCGGCTCGGGGGCCAACACCGCGGCGTGGGCGGCGCACCTGGGCGGTGACGTCCGCCTGCTGGCCCGGGTCGGTCACGACACCGCCGACTGGCACCGGGCCGCGCTCGAACGCACGGGTGTGCGCCCGCACCTGCGCGTCGACGCCGAGCACGCCACCGCCGTGGTGATCGCCGTCGTGGACGCCGACGGCGAGCGGACCATGCTGACCAGCCGCGGCGCGGGCGGGCGCATCGGACCGGAGGACTGGGACGACGCGCTGCTCGACGGGGTGGCCCGGCTGCACCTGTCGGGGTACACGCTGTTCGCCGACCCCGGCCTGCGGCTGGCCCGCATGGCGATGGAGCGGGCGACGCGGCGGGGCGTGCGGATCAGCGTGGATCCCGCCTCCGCCGGGTTCCTGCGCGACTTCGGGCCCGAGCGCTTCCTCGCCGAGACGGCCCCGGCCGATCTGGTCATCCCCAACCGCGAGGAGGCGCTGCTGCTGGCGGGGACGGACGACGTGGAACGCGCCGGCGAGCTGCTGAGCGAAAGGTACGGTGCCGCGGTGGTGAAGCTCGGCCGGCTCGGCGGCCTGCTGGCCCGCGGGGGGCGTGTCGTAGCCCGCGTGCCCGCGGTGACCGTACGGGCGATCGACTCCACGGGCGCCGGTGACGCCTTCGCCGCCGGATACCTGACGGCGTCGCTGCGCGGGGCGGAGGACGAGACCGCGCTGCTGCGGGGCTGCCGGGCCGGTGCGGCCGCGACGACGGTCGTGGGCGGCCGGCCAATGCAGAGCATTTGA
- a CDS encoding acyl-CoA dehydrogenase family protein encodes MHRLSDEYEDLRKTVEEFAREVVAPVIGDYYERGEFPYDIVRRMGAMGLFGLPIPEEHGGMGGDYFALCLALEELAKVDSSVAITLEAAVSLGAMPIYRFGTPEQRERWLPKLASGEMLGAFGLTEPGGGSDVPGGMRTTATLDGDEWVINGTKAFITNSGTDITGVVAVAAITGTTAEGEPEISTILVPAGTPGFTVSKKYSKVGWSASDTRELSFTDCRVPAENLLGERGRGYAQFLQTLDEGRVAIAALATGLAQGCVDESLRYVRERRAFGHPIGHYQAIQFKIADMEARAHTARLAYYHAAEKMLAGERFKKEAAIAKLVSSNAAMDNAREATQIFGGYGFMNEFPVGRFYRDAKILEIGEGTSEVQRMLIARELGLAAL; translated from the coding sequence ATGCACCGGCTCAGCGACGAGTACGAGGACCTGCGCAAGACCGTCGAGGAGTTCGCCCGCGAGGTGGTCGCCCCCGTCATCGGGGACTACTACGAACGCGGCGAGTTCCCCTACGACATCGTGCGGCGGATGGGCGCGATGGGGCTGTTCGGGCTGCCCATCCCCGAGGAGCACGGCGGCATGGGCGGCGACTACTTCGCGCTCTGCCTGGCCCTGGAGGAGCTGGCCAAGGTGGACTCCAGCGTGGCGATCACCCTGGAGGCGGCCGTGTCGCTGGGCGCGATGCCGATCTACCGTTTCGGCACCCCCGAGCAGCGCGAGCGCTGGCTGCCCAAGCTGGCCAGCGGCGAGATGCTCGGCGCGTTCGGCCTCACCGAGCCCGGCGGCGGCTCCGACGTGCCCGGAGGCATGCGCACGACCGCGACGCTGGACGGCGACGAATGGGTGATCAACGGCACCAAGGCGTTCATCACCAACTCCGGGACGGACATCACCGGCGTCGTGGCCGTGGCCGCCATCACCGGAACCACGGCCGAGGGCGAGCCCGAGATCTCCACCATCCTCGTCCCGGCCGGGACGCCCGGCTTCACCGTCTCCAAGAAGTACTCCAAGGTCGGCTGGTCGGCCTCTGACACCCGGGAGCTGTCCTTCACCGACTGCCGCGTCCCCGCCGAGAACCTGCTCGGCGAGCGCGGGCGCGGCTACGCGCAGTTCCTGCAGACCCTCGACGAGGGCCGGGTGGCCATCGCCGCCCTGGCCACCGGCCTCGCCCAGGGGTGCGTCGACGAGTCGCTGCGCTATGTGCGGGAACGGCGGGCCTTCGGCCACCCCATCGGCCACTACCAGGCCATCCAATTCAAGATCGCCGATATGGAGGCCCGCGCGCACACCGCCCGGCTGGCCTACTACCACGCGGCCGAGAAGATGCTGGCGGGAGAGCGGTTCAAGAAGGAGGCGGCCATCGCCAAGCTCGTCTCCAGCAACGCCGCGATGGACAACGCCCGTGAGGCCACCCAGATCTTCGGCGGCTACGGCTTCATGAACGAATTCCCCGTCGGCCGCTTCTACCGGGACGCCAAGATCCTGGAGATCGGCGAGGGCACCAGCGAGGTCCAGCGCATGCTGATCGCCCGCGAACTCGGCCTGGCCGCCCTCTGA